A stretch of Fibrobacter sp. UWR2 DNA encodes these proteins:
- a CDS encoding DUF262 domain-containing protein, with the protein MKTQLKTYTVKEICEGFVYNELEGKGLFGLSGKLTIQPEYQRNYIYADGKRDVAVIDSMLKGYPLGLIYFNKVTAENNEARFEVLDGQQRITSIGRFLTGKLAIFDTNGIPQYFSGLNAETQQQLENYELLVYECEGAETEIKEWFKTINIAGVPLNNQELLNAVYSGEFVTAAKSVFSNSQNANMQKWQTYVSGDPRRQQILETALEWVAAHNNLSIGEYISMHRRDKSIDELKLYFTTVIDWISSVFECTESEMKGLEWGRLYESYHATAYNPGEIQKKVLALYADPYVKDRKGIFEYILGGEQDKKLLNIRVFDDATKKSVYAVQTAKAQTTGRSNCPYCAMSENANKNKIWKLAEMDADHVTAWSKGGATDRANCEMLCKSHNRAKGNGSVNQTVSSSVV; encoded by the coding sequence ATGAAAACGCAACTCAAGACCTACACCGTCAAGGAAATCTGCGAAGGCTTTGTCTATAACGAACTCGAAGGCAAGGGCCTGTTCGGGCTTTCGGGAAAACTCACCATCCAGCCGGAATACCAACGTAACTACATCTACGCCGACGGCAAGCGCGATGTCGCCGTCATCGACTCCATGCTCAAGGGCTATCCGCTTGGACTCATCTATTTCAACAAAGTAACGGCAGAAAACAACGAAGCCCGTTTTGAAGTTCTGGACGGTCAGCAGCGCATCACATCAATCGGTCGTTTCTTGACGGGCAAGCTGGCCATTTTTGATACAAACGGCATACCGCAATATTTTTCAGGCTTGAATGCCGAAACTCAACAGCAACTTGAAAACTATGAATTGCTAGTCTATGAATGTGAAGGCGCCGAGACTGAAATCAAGGAATGGTTCAAGACCATCAACATCGCGGGCGTTCCCCTGAACAATCAGGAACTCTTGAACGCAGTCTATTCTGGCGAATTTGTCACTGCCGCGAAGTCCGTCTTCTCCAATTCGCAAAACGCCAACATGCAGAAATGGCAGACTTACGTTTCGGGCGATCCAAGGCGGCAGCAAATTTTGGAAACGGCCCTTGAATGGGTCGCCGCCCACAACAATCTATCCATCGGCGAATATATATCCATGCATCGCCGCGACAAGTCCATCGACGAGCTGAAACTGTATTTCACGACCGTCATCGACTGGATTTCGAGCGTGTTTGAATGCACAGAGTCCGAGATGAAGGGGCTGGAATGGGGACGGCTGTATGAGTCCTACCACGCAACCGCCTACAATCCGGGCGAAATTCAAAAGAAAGTGTTGGCGTTATATGCGGACCCATATGTCAAAGACCGCAAGGGAATTTTCGAATACATCTTGGGTGGCGAACAAGATAAAAAACTTTTGAACATCCGCGTGTTCGATGACGCTACCAAGAAAAGCGTCTATGCGGTGCAAACAGCCAAGGCTCAAACGACAGGAAGATCCAACTGCCCATACTGTGCCATGTCGGAAAATGCGAACAAGAACAAAATCTGGAAACTCGCCGAAATGGACGCCGACCACGTAACCGCATGGAGCAAGGGCGGCGCAACCGACCGCGCCAACTGCGAAATGCTCTGCAAGTCGCATAACCGAGCCAAAGGGAATGGTAGTGTAAATCAAACTGTGTCATCGTCCGTTGTTTGA
- a CDS encoding adenine-specific methyltransferase EcoRI family protein, giving the protein MRKENPIKSRAPAAFTDLFLFSLLPLWHNENVFRGKTVLLPCDDPEWSNFTRYFAQNFEKLGLKKLISTSYAIESKKYKIKDWQPTLFEQQAPWFDVDKSKIRGKIFTLDHDTNKNGRIDIHDLEWQYLEGDGDFRSDEIMRLRDEADFIITNPPFSLFREFVAWIMESKKRFTVIGNMNAITYKEIFPLLKENETWLGATIHSGDREFGVPKEYPLEAAGWRIDEKGNHFIRVKGVRWFTNIEHGRRHEPLSLMTEADNIKFSRHKEVKGVGYKQYDNYDAIEVPYTDAIPSDYKGVMGVPISFLDKYCPEQFEILGITKTWFGGANKVYPEQIQVDKHGKRSRVTKLNDGATIELSEIPDGDTYYIVNDKMYQQVYARVLIRQKGDSRSSRE; this is encoded by the coding sequence ATGAGAAAAGAAAACCCAATAAAATCAAGGGCTCCAGCCGCATTCACTGATTTATTTCTTTTCTCATTACTTCCGCTTTGGCATAACGAGAACGTATTCCGTGGCAAGACCGTTTTGCTTCCTTGCGACGACCCAGAATGGAGCAATTTCACCCGCTACTTTGCGCAGAACTTTGAAAAACTGGGTTTGAAGAAACTCATTTCGACGTCTTACGCCATCGAGTCCAAGAAATACAAAATCAAAGACTGGCAGCCGACGTTGTTCGAACAGCAGGCCCCCTGGTTCGATGTGGACAAGTCGAAAATCAGGGGCAAAATTTTCACGCTCGACCACGACACCAACAAGAATGGTCGCATAGACATTCATGATTTGGAATGGCAATATTTAGAAGGCGATGGTGACTTTCGCTCCGATGAAATCATGCGGTTGCGAGACGAAGCAGACTTCATCATTACCAATCCGCCATTTAGTTTGTTTCGGGAGTTTGTCGCGTGGATTATGGAATCAAAAAAACGTTTCACTGTAATCGGAAACATGAATGCGATTACGTATAAGGAAATTTTTCCATTGTTGAAGGAAAACGAAACTTGGTTAGGAGCGACAATTCATAGTGGAGATAGAGAATTTGGAGTTCCAAAGGAATATCCACTTGAGGCTGCTGGGTGGAGAATTGATGAAAAAGGAAATCACTTTATCAGAGTGAAAGGTGTTCGTTGGTTTACCAACATTGAACATGGTCGTCGTCATGAACCGCTGTCCTTGATGACTGAAGCGGACAACATCAAGTTCAGCAGGCACAAAGAAGTCAAGGGTGTTGGTTACAAACAATACGACAATTACGACGCCATCGAAGTTCCATATACCGACGCAATCCCAAGTGATTACAAGGGCGTGATGGGTGTCCCGATTTCTTTCTTGGACAAGTATTGTCCCGAACAGTTTGAAATTTTGGGAATAACCAAGACATGGTTTGGCGGTGCGAATAAAGTCTATCCTGAACAAATTCAAGTTGACAAGCATGGGAAAAGAAGTCGTGTAACCAAATTAAACGATGGTGCTACAATCGAATTGTCCGAAATTCCCGATGGCGACACGTATTACATTGTGAATGATAAAATGTACCAACAAGTTTATGCCCGTGTCCTTATCAGGCAAAAAGGAGATTCCCGGTCAAGCCGGGAATGA
- a CDS encoding DUF3850 domain-containing protein codes for MKIRKRNFESLMNGDLTFVIHKVDRLYCVGDRLVLFETEGGNETGRSLTVRITFIMHAEDAVGIKDDYCVVSVKRSGKNTRTNVGNRPASEDEAVEYAAKLGKSADCARRFYNYYSMTGWKMKSGLPLSDWHAALRNWKDFQGSQKTPEQAETDNQLELLLPMLLKKTASLAKQKEKLVFHDPFIGTVLQFYGFDRFDYNFNVFEVHEMVKKYATSKKLGTGCPQMRSPNPYGKGTLQVPTIEEFAAILQKKKGENNVPSDPKESILNV; via the coding sequence TTGAAAATCAGAAAAAGGAACTTTGAATCGCTCATGAACGGCGATTTGACCTTCGTCATCCACAAGGTTGACAGGCTCTACTGCGTCGGCGACCGCCTGGTGCTCTTCGAAACCGAAGGCGGCAATGAAACAGGCCGTAGCCTTACCGTGCGTATCACCTTTATCATGCACGCAGAGGACGCCGTAGGCATCAAGGACGATTACTGCGTCGTGTCCGTCAAGCGCTCCGGGAAGAACACCCGCACAAACGTAGGCAACCGCCCTGCAAGCGAAGACGAAGCCGTCGAGTATGCCGCAAAACTCGGCAAGTCCGCAGACTGCGCAAGGCGCTTCTACAACTACTATTCGATGACCGGCTGGAAGATGAAATCCGGGCTTCCGCTCTCCGACTGGCATGCCGCACTCAGGAACTGGAAGGACTTCCAGGGATCTCAGAAGACCCCCGAACAAGCCGAAACCGACAACCAGCTCGAACTCCTGCTCCCCATGCTGCTCAAGAAAACGGCATCGCTCGCTAAGCAGAAAGAAAAGCTCGTCTTCCACGATCCGTTCATCGGCACCGTGCTCCAGTTCTACGGCTTCGACCGCTTCGATTATAACTTCAACGTTTTCGAAGTCCACGAAATGGTCAAGAAATACGCCACCAGCAAAAAACTCGGCACCGGCTGCCCGCAGATGCGCTCCCCGAACCCCTACGGCAAGGGAACGCTCCAGGTGCCCACCATCGAAGAGTTCGCCGCCATACTCCAGAAGAAAAAAGGTGAAAATAATGTTCCGTCCGACCCAAAAGAATCTATATTAAATGTGTAA
- a CDS encoding ASCH domain-containing protein, with the protein MKEILMSIHHKWAEMIYSGEKTLELRKTAPKALDGDGLKVYLYDTDLKSITGVIYVNFYHEITEITPKIVENSCVSLDEIEKYKAKGRGKLYGWEICGVDEYGPDWLYPEDLHIRRAPQSWQFVR; encoded by the coding sequence ATGAAAGAAATCCTGATGAGCATCCACCACAAGTGGGCAGAAATGATCTACAGCGGCGAAAAGACTCTGGAACTCCGCAAGACCGCCCCGAAAGCATTGGACGGCGACGGTTTGAAGGTTTACCTCTACGACACCGACCTGAAAAGCATCACTGGCGTCATATACGTGAATTTTTACCACGAAATCACCGAAATAACGCCCAAAATTGTCGAAAATTCGTGCGTTTCTCTCGATGAAATCGAGAAATACAAGGCAAAAGGCAGGGGTAAGCTCTACGGTTGGGAGATTTGCGGCGTCGATGAATACGGTCCCGATTGGCTCTATCCCGAAGATCTGCACATCAGAAGGGCACCGCAAAGCTGGCAATTCGTGAGGTAA
- a CDS encoding peptidoglycan recognition family protein: protein MNSPLVSHTEISPNRTTPRNHKIDTITIHCTAGHINVRALGKLFSAKGRMASSNYGIDDLGHIALYVDEADRSWCSSNAANDNRAVTIEVSSDDTAPYAVTAEAFSSLIYLVADICKRNGIQKLRWFHDKTLVGKLDDKGEPVQNMTLHKWFKNKACPGQYLEERMFEIAAKVNALL from the coding sequence ATGAACAGCCCGCTAGTATCGCACACAGAGATAAGCCCGAACAGGACAACGCCCCGGAACCACAAGATAGACACCATCACCATCCACTGCACCGCAGGCCACATCAACGTGCGTGCGCTCGGCAAGCTCTTCTCTGCCAAGGGCCGCATGGCGTCAAGCAACTACGGCATCGACGACCTGGGCCACATCGCGCTCTATGTCGATGAAGCCGACCGCAGCTGGTGTTCAAGCAACGCAGCCAACGACAACCGCGCCGTCACCATCGAGGTATCGAGCGACGACACCGCACCGTATGCCGTGACCGCCGAGGCCTTTTCAAGCCTCATTTACTTGGTTGCCGACATCTGCAAGCGTAACGGCATCCAGAAGCTCCGCTGGTTCCACGACAAGACCCTTGTCGGCAAGCTGGACGACAAGGGCGAACCCGTCCAGAACATGACGCTCCACAAGTGGTTCAAGAACAAGGCCTGCCCCGGCCAGTACCTGGAAGAACGCATGTTCGAAATCGCCGCCAAGGTCAACGCGCTACTGTAA
- a CDS encoding DUF1353 domain-containing protein — MNLAYKPEVPTWDKYSRCEEMYSIRNPLRIEIQAKCVPGTLVYQIRPSYVTDFRSGPSIVNPLIPKIGDIKLALAWLIHDVNYHGFLSKKLADRLLLEMLEHAGMGAVKRNAVYYAVKFFAGSHYNTLEEDQGDIYNRNKTLVRLQWLDQNGMTLKRFNGRTITENAFR, encoded by the coding sequence ATGAACCTCGCGTATAAGCCGGAAGTCCCCACCTGGGACAAGTATTCCAGGTGCGAAGAAATGTACAGCATCCGAAACCCGCTCCGCATCGAGATCCAGGCGAAGTGCGTCCCCGGCACTCTGGTCTACCAGATACGCCCCAGCTACGTCACCGACTTCCGCAGCGGCCCTTCCATCGTGAACCCGCTCATCCCGAAAATCGGCGACATCAAGCTCGCGCTCGCGTGGCTCATCCACGATGTCAACTACCACGGCTTCCTCTCGAAGAAACTTGCCGACCGGCTCCTGCTCGAAATGCTCGAACACGCAGGCATGGGCGCTGTCAAGCGCAACGCCGTCTATTACGCCGTCAAGTTCTTCGCCGGTTCACACTACAACACCCTGGAAGAGGACCAGGGCGACATCTACAACCGGAACAAGACGCTGGTGCGCCTGCAATGGCTCGACCAGAACGGCATGACGCTCAAGCGCTTCAACGGCAGGACCATCACCGAAAACGCATTCAGATGA
- a CDS encoding DUF3164 family protein → MATKDKDGNWLDEKGRPIPEQYIPATDKKRDALVERTFKKVVKLAEKIAEHRIEIEGSIDKYLEELAKENRTRENWKGNILLYNFDKSLVIERRINDHIGFDERLQMVKTLVDKWIASRLDGIDDNLGKVIAQAFNVDKQGRVNTAMLMKLLNLEIEDSEWKKAMRMLKESIIVKSSKQSTTFKRKVKTEAGETWEVIVLNFNDVPRPAAPAKKKEKKDAE, encoded by the coding sequence ATGGCAACAAAAGACAAAGACGGGAACTGGCTCGACGAGAAGGGACGCCCCATCCCCGAGCAGTACATTCCCGCGACAGACAAGAAGCGCGACGCCCTTGTCGAGCGCACCTTCAAGAAGGTCGTGAAGCTCGCCGAGAAAATCGCGGAACACCGTATCGAAATCGAAGGCAGCATCGACAAGTACCTCGAAGAACTCGCGAAGGAGAACCGCACCCGCGAGAACTGGAAGGGAAACATCCTGCTCTACAACTTCGACAAGTCGCTTGTCATCGAGCGCCGCATCAACGACCACATCGGCTTCGACGAACGCCTCCAGATGGTGAAGACCCTGGTGGACAAGTGGATCGCAAGCCGCCTCGACGGCATCGACGACAACCTCGGCAAGGTCATCGCCCAGGCATTCAACGTGGACAAGCAGGGCCGCGTGAACACCGCCATGCTCATGAAGCTCCTGAACCTCGAAATCGAGGATTCCGAATGGAAGAAGGCCATGCGCATGCTGAAAGAGTCGATCATCGTCAAGTCCTCCAAGCAGTCCACCACCTTCAAGCGGAAGGTGAAGACCGAGGCTGGCGAGACCTGGGAAGTCATCGTGCTCAACTTCAACGACGTGCCGCGCCCCGCAGCACCCGCAAAGAAAAAGGAAAAGAAAGATGCCGAATAG
- a CDS encoding regulatory protein GemA: MTTPADKRAEQYRQIHGLVRLLGMNDEAYRDMLRDRYQVESSKQLSTQQRSSLIASLRTQVHAGATKFAHLSGRAKHKASPAQLRAIEAMWAQVSRAETSEERRKALNAFCKRLTGVDVITWICKDDAKTLIKAIQAMGAQSPEEFNRNKNNNQR, translated from the coding sequence ATGACTACTCCAGCCGACAAGAGGGCCGAACAGTACAGGCAAATCCACGGCCTTGTGCGCCTGCTCGGGATGAACGACGAAGCCTACCGCGACATGCTGCGCGACCGCTACCAGGTCGAAAGTTCCAAGCAGCTCTCGACACAGCAGCGCAGCTCGCTCATCGCAAGCCTGCGCACGCAGGTCCACGCGGGGGCCACCAAGTTCGCGCACCTCTCCGGCAGGGCGAAGCACAAGGCGAGCCCCGCACAGCTCCGCGCCATCGAGGCGATGTGGGCGCAGGTCAGCCGCGCAGAGACTTCCGAAGAACGCCGCAAGGCGCTGAACGCATTCTGCAAGCGCCTCACCGGGGTCGATGTCATCACCTGGATCTGCAAGGACGACGCGAAGACGCTCATCAAGGCGATACAGGCCATGGGGGCGCAGAGCCCCGAAGAATTTAACCGAAACAAGAACAACAACCAGAGGTAA
- a CDS encoding AAA family ATPase gives MDAIIKQLKDYMVRNGASQTKVANAMGISPATLSYFIKGTYTGDIDAICDKVKDFLEIEAQRDTIKQSEGIVQTKCFKTIHKFCSLVLSHQICGMLTGDAGCGKTTALKAFAKAHPSVILIEADHGYTAKALFDELCAELGLDERGSLHEKLVRVVNKLNDSGRLVIIDEAEHLPYRALELIRRVHDKAGVGIALCGMPRLEKNVQGDKNHYAQLNSRISAPCRAKLLDNADVKAFIESRFPKYEGNCIERAAQICRRNFRLLSHLVMWSKELMRNNDRDTLDNEILESASQMLVVAR, from the coding sequence ATGGACGCAATCATCAAGCAACTCAAGGACTACATGGTCCGAAACGGGGCCTCGCAGACCAAGGTGGCGAACGCCATGGGCATAAGCCCCGCCACGCTCAGCTACTTCATCAAGGGCACCTACACCGGCGACATCGACGCCATCTGCGACAAGGTGAAGGACTTCCTCGAAATCGAGGCGCAGCGCGACACCATCAAGCAGAGCGAAGGCATCGTGCAGACCAAGTGCTTCAAGACCATCCACAAGTTCTGCTCGCTGGTGCTCAGCCACCAGATTTGCGGCATGCTCACGGGTGACGCGGGCTGCGGCAAGACCACCGCGCTCAAGGCATTCGCCAAGGCCCACCCGAGCGTCATCCTTATCGAGGCGGACCACGGCTACACCGCCAAGGCTCTCTTCGACGAGCTCTGCGCAGAACTCGGTCTCGACGAACGCGGAAGCCTGCACGAAAAGCTCGTGCGCGTCGTGAACAAGCTGAACGACTCGGGCCGTCTGGTCATCATCGACGAGGCCGAGCACCTGCCCTACCGTGCGCTCGAACTCATCCGCCGCGTCCACGACAAGGCGGGCGTCGGCATCGCTCTCTGCGGCATGCCGCGCCTCGAAAAGAATGTCCAGGGCGACAAGAACCACTACGCCCAGCTGAACAGCCGCATCAGCGCACCGTGCAGGGCGAAGCTCCTGGACAACGCCGACGTGAAGGCGTTCATCGAGAGCCGTTTCCCCAAGTACGAAGGCAACTGCATCGAACGCGCCGCCCAGATCTGCCGCCGCAACTTCCGCCTGCTCTCGCACCTTGTAATGTGGAGCAAGGAACTTATGCGCAACAACGACCGCGACACGCTCGACAACGAAATCCTCGAAAGCGCATCCCAGATGCTCGTAGTGGCAAGGTAG
- a CDS encoding Mu transposase C-terminal domain-containing protein: MKPIWISSTKAAELLGISDRQVRRSVSMWNYRWSEKDGRKVLEIDVRSLPAEASNRYVQETLPEAPEVATRAEDVETVIRSYDRATDRAKKNFDKWTLILLKCEGITGTKELGRFVDEWNKAHPEMKTSIKSIYRQRASVEDGGKISLINHRETMRSTVTDTMFDDFKTAYLTANKLSAFSSWMIAFGKAKERGECKGEDDFPSKSAFVRRLKSEFAPDVIYFAREGKKKFYDNKGYHLDRDYSDLKAGQVWVGDTRTWDVFVKVQGQEKPATCYITLFMDFKTYMPMGWCLHHDAPGTENTLRAMRNGIERYGLPEEIYVDNGREYRNRDFSGQSRGHQIVEDEQYAESMASRLGIKMHFAIVRNARAKIIERNFLIIKGSLDKLFNSYKGGNVVEKPEPLKGVLKRGDFATWEEFYDMAQDYMQNVFPGLPCQGKHHNGKTRSQLWNEEIVKREPMRRVSRETLSMLVSRTVSGRIMHMGFHLAQLDTWYWAEWMPVWKGREVIFRYDPDDMRTAWCYDLNKKLIGECTLQSAVGAMVKDDDAVGKAQIAEGVARKRHEEKLLKEICPDMKKEQAAEYISAMRSAVGPQDIFVPQGPTHLTRHDKDAQELKADKKVGNADIYNIFDGDVEEKPSTDLWDELTTSEAM; encoded by the coding sequence ATGAAACCGATCTGGATTAGTTCAACGAAGGCAGCGGAGCTTCTCGGGATATCCGACAGGCAGGTTCGCCGTAGCGTCTCCATGTGGAACTACCGCTGGAGCGAAAAGGACGGGCGCAAGGTTCTCGAAATCGATGTCCGCAGCCTTCCCGCCGAGGCCTCGAACCGCTATGTCCAGGAGACCCTGCCCGAAGCCCCCGAAGTCGCCACCCGCGCAGAGGACGTGGAGACGGTCATCAGAAGCTATGACCGCGCCACCGACCGCGCAAAGAAGAACTTCGACAAGTGGACTCTCATTTTGCTCAAGTGCGAAGGCATCACGGGCACAAAGGAACTCGGGCGTTTCGTGGACGAGTGGAACAAGGCCCACCCCGAAATGAAGACGAGCATCAAGAGCATCTACCGCCAGCGCGCCTCGGTCGAGGACGGCGGCAAGATTTCGCTCATCAACCACCGCGAGACCATGCGCTCCACCGTGACCGACACGATGTTCGACGACTTCAAGACCGCCTACCTTACCGCAAACAAGCTGAGCGCGTTTTCCAGCTGGATGATTGCGTTCGGCAAGGCGAAGGAACGCGGCGAATGCAAGGGCGAAGACGATTTCCCGAGCAAGTCGGCATTCGTGCGCAGGCTCAAGAGCGAGTTCGCCCCCGATGTCATCTACTTTGCCCGCGAAGGCAAGAAGAAGTTCTACGATAACAAGGGCTACCACCTGGACCGCGACTACTCCGACCTGAAGGCGGGGCAGGTGTGGGTAGGCGATACCCGCACATGGGACGTGTTCGTGAAGGTGCAGGGGCAAGAAAAGCCCGCCACCTGCTACATCACGCTGTTCATGGACTTCAAGACCTACATGCCCATGGGCTGGTGTCTGCACCACGACGCCCCGGGCACCGAGAACACCCTGCGTGCCATGCGCAACGGCATCGAACGCTACGGTCTTCCGGAAGAAATCTACGTGGACAACGGTCGAGAATACCGTAACCGCGACTTCTCCGGCCAAAGCCGTGGTCACCAGATTGTGGAAGACGAGCAGTATGCCGAATCCATGGCAAGCCGCCTCGGCATCAAGATGCACTTCGCCATAGTCCGCAACGCCCGCGCAAAGATCATTGAACGCAACTTCTTGATCATTAAAGGAAGCCTTGATAAGCTATTCAATAGCTACAAGGGCGGCAACGTGGTCGAGAAGCCGGAGCCCCTGAAGGGCGTGCTCAAGCGTGGCGACTTCGCCACCTGGGAAGAGTTCTACGACATGGCGCAGGACTACATGCAGAACGTGTTCCCCGGACTCCCTTGCCAGGGCAAGCACCACAACGGCAAAACGCGTTCTCAGCTCTGGAACGAAGAAATCGTGAAGCGCGAACCCATGCGCAGGGTGAGCCGCGAGACTCTCTCCATGCTGGTGAGCCGCACCGTGTCGGGCCGCATCATGCACATGGGCTTCCACCTGGCACAGCTCGACACCTGGTACTGGGCGGAATGGATGCCGGTATGGAAGGGCCGCGAGGTCATCTTCCGCTACGACCCCGACGACATGCGCACCGCCTGGTGCTACGACCTGAACAAGAAGCTTATCGGCGAATGCACCCTGCAGAGCGCCGTGGGTGCCATGGTCAAGGACGACGATGCCGTGGGCAAGGCGCAGATTGCCGAAGGTGTCGCCCGCAAGCGCCACGAAGAGAAGCTCCTCAAGGAAATCTGCCCCGACATGAAGAAGGAGCAGGCGGCGGAATACATCAGCGCCATGCGCAGCGCCGTGGGCCCGCAGGACATCTTCGTGCCGCAGGGCCCCACGCACCTCACGCGCCACGACAAGGACGCGCAGGAACTCAAGGCAGACAAGAAGGTCGGTAACGCCGACATCTACAACATCTTCGACGGCGACGTGGAAGAAAAGCCCAGCACCGACCTATGGGACGAACTCACCACAAGCGAGGCAATGTAA
- a CDS encoding BRO family protein, whose product MIKKIFDEEPENAETCSNESLDQLPEKEPEIQGEGDTDFDREVRGETLPAVKEEPPKAEELDPTTATALKLRYRIFNGADIRMVQDENKEVWFVANDVCKVLGYKNTKAAIAAHCDKVTDSKDMVEGETELCKKITVKDANGQGRAMIAINEPDLYRLIMRSRMPDARKFEKWVVEDVLPTIRKTGKYAVRRKIDYAAATDATTVAPAEESVQCELFPNMMPSMTFPKPLTEKINAAKLKLYNEGHTFPNNKEFVKFLITRALDQLE is encoded by the coding sequence ATGATCAAGAAAATTTTCGACGAAGAACCCGAAAATGCCGAGACCTGCTCTAACGAATCGTTAGACCAGCTCCCCGAAAAAGAACCCGAAATCCAGGGCGAAGGTGATACCGACTTCGACCGTGAAGTCCGTGGCGAGACCCTGCCCGCCGTCAAGGAAGAACCGCCCAAGGCAGAAGAGCTCGACCCGACCACCGCGACCGCGCTCAAGCTGCGCTACCGTATCTTCAACGGAGCCGATATCCGTATGGTGCAGGACGAGAACAAGGAAGTGTGGTTCGTCGCCAACGACGTGTGCAAGGTTCTCGGCTACAAGAACACCAAGGCGGCAATCGCCGCTCACTGCGACAAGGTGACCGACTCGAAGGACATGGTGGAAGGCGAAACCGAACTCTGCAAGAAGATCACGGTCAAGGACGCCAACGGACAAGGCCGTGCTATGATCGCCATCAACGAACCCGACCTCTACCGTCTCATCATGCGTAGCCGCATGCCCGACGCCCGCAAGTTCGAGAAGTGGGTCGTCGAAGACGTGCTCCCGACCATCCGCAAGACGGGCAAGTACGCCGTGCGCCGCAAAATCGACTACGCGGCGGCCACCGACGCCACGACGGTCGCCCCTGCCGAAGAGTCCGTGCAGTGCGAACTGTTCCCCAACATGATGCCGTCGATGACCTTCCCGAAGCCCTTGACCGAAAAAATCAACGCCGCGAAGCTCAAGCTCTACAACGAGGGCCACACGTTCCCCAACAACAAGGAGTTCGTGAAGTTCCTCATCACCCGCGCACTCGACCAGCTGGAATAG
- a CDS encoding Mor transcription activator family protein, producing MSVWDSLTVDDLPNEDLKWVAKSLGLDVAKRIWKKFAGNHVACPARMTPNAVRRYMRDNFDKPVHQLAFETGLSERTIYRYMNFVEKKPEQSGQLSLF from the coding sequence ATGAGCGTCTGGGATTCCCTTACAGTTGATGACTTGCCTAACGAGGACTTGAAATGGGTCGCGAAGTCCTTGGGGCTCGATGTCGCCAAACGTATCTGGAAGAAGTTCGCGGGCAACCATGTAGCCTGCCCAGCCCGGATGACGCCCAACGCAGTGCGCCGCTATATGCGCGACAATTTCGACAAGCCCGTTCACCAGCTTGCGTTTGAAACGGGTCTCAGCGAGCGAACGATCTACAGGTATATGAACTTTGTCGAGAAGAAGCCCGAGCAGTCGGGGCAGCTTAGCCTGTTCTAG
- a CDS encoding phage virion morphogenesis protein yields the protein MINAEIDDKNCKITLKGIDNKAKDMSTAMKIIAKDLQSSIEYNFEVGGRYSSKDSFIGGNKKWVISKYGKGRLISRGTGGSNLSGSFVKSSTKDSATVGTNKVYARILNFGGKTSAHDIWHRNNKALAFMRNGTKVFYGKVHHPGSNIPARPYMVVQPEDIEGFKETLLEHLTEGIK from the coding sequence ATGATTAATGCTGAAATCGATGACAAAAATTGCAAAATCACGCTAAAAGGCATCGATAACAAGGCAAAAGACATGTCCACGGCAATGAAAATCATCGCCAAGGACCTGCAAAGCTCCATCGAATACAACTTCGAGGTAGGCGGTCGTTACAGTTCCAAGGACTCCTTTATCGGTGGTAACAAAAAGTGGGTAATCAGCAAGTACGGCAAGGGCCGCCTGATATCAAGGGGAACGGGCGGGTCGAACTTGTCGGGTTCATTCGTCAAGTCCAGCACCAAGGATAGTGCCACGGTTGGCACAAACAAGGTTTACGCCCGCATACTCAACTTCGGCGGCAAGACAAGTGCGCACGATATATGGCATCGGAATAACAAGGCGCTCGCCTTTATGCGTAACGGAACAAAGGTATTCTACGGAAAGGTCCACCACCCAGGGTCAAACATCCCTGCACGCCCATATATGGTGGTGCAGCCCGAAGACATCGAAGGATTCAAGGAAACACTCTTGGAACACTTGACGGAGGGAATCAAATGA